The Dethiosulfovibrio peptidovorans DSM 11002 genome has a window encoding:
- a CDS encoding anthranilate synthase component II, which yields MILMIDNYDSFTWNLVQMLSSFDRVEVVRNYGPTVNDLKAMAPDRLVISPGPGTPSEAGISKDAIAAFAGKIPVLGVCLGHQAMAEVFGGSVVRADVPCHGKVSPVFHRGEGIFEQLPSPFGATRYHSLVVEEISLPPEMRVTARTADGMIMAMEHERHLLYGVQFHPEAVLTEAGRLLLKNFCGLTSGKNERRCDRYVENCA from the coding sequence ATGATCTTGATGATAGACAACTACGATTCCTTTACCTGGAACCTGGTCCAGATGCTTTCGTCCTTCGACCGGGTGGAGGTGGTCCGAAACTACGGGCCAACCGTGAATGACCTGAAGGCCATGGCGCCGGACCGGCTAGTGATCTCTCCCGGTCCCGGAACGCCTTCGGAGGCGGGGATATCCAAGGACGCCATAGCGGCCTTTGCCGGAAAGATCCCGGTTCTGGGCGTATGTCTGGGCCATCAGGCCATGGCCGAGGTATTCGGAGGATCGGTGGTCCGGGCGGACGTTCCCTGTCACGGAAAGGTGTCGCCGGTGTTTCACCGGGGGGAGGGGATCTTCGAGCAGCTTCCGTCGCCCTTCGGCGCCACCAGATACCACTCTCTGGTCGTCGAGGAGATTTCTCTTCCGCCGGAGATGCGGGTAACCGCCAGGACCGCGGACGGCATGATCATGGCGATGGAACACGAGAGGCACTTGCTTTACGGAGTCCAGTTCCATCCCGAGGCGGTGCTTACCGAGGCGGGAAGGCTGTTGTTGAAGAATTTCTGCGGACTGACGTCCGGCAAAAACGAGAGGAGATGCGACCGCTATGTTGAGAACTGCGCTTGA
- the trpD gene encoding anthranilate phosphoribosyltransferase: MLRTALETLLRRENLTKEAMEEAMDGIMDGRAPEAQVAAFLTGLRAKGETVEEISAAAKVMRGKARAVSVSRAPLLDIVGTGGDCTGTFNISTAAAIVAASAGVAVAKHGNRSVSSRCGSADVLEALGVPFLSSPGSVADCIDRTGFGFLFAPNFHSAMKNVAPIRKAMGVRTIFNVLGPLTNPAMPDREVMGVFSPELVTPMAEVLGSLGMKRAMVVHGHGGMDELSLSGSNRACLFDDGELIEMEITPESVGLSSAPIGFAVGGDAQVNREIVLSILKGKEGPKKDVVLLNSGAALFVAGRVESIAAGVSMAKEVIDSGLAGKKLEEIAETARSLEGAA; encoded by the coding sequence ATGTTGAGAACTGCGCTTGAGACCTTGCTTCGCAGGGAGAACCTGACGAAAGAGGCTATGGAAGAAGCCATGGACGGCATCATGGACGGCAGGGCGCCGGAGGCTCAGGTCGCCGCCTTTCTCACCGGGCTGAGGGCCAAGGGCGAGACGGTGGAGGAGATCTCCGCCGCCGCCAAGGTCATGAGGGGCAAGGCCAGGGCGGTTTCCGTTTCGAGGGCGCCACTTCTGGACATAGTGGGAACCGGTGGGGACTGCACCGGAACCTTCAACATATCCACAGCCGCCGCCATAGTGGCCGCCTCCGCCGGTGTGGCCGTGGCAAAACACGGCAACAGGTCCGTGTCCAGCAGATGCGGCAGCGCCGACGTCCTGGAGGCCTTGGGAGTTCCCTTTTTATCCTCTCCCGGCTCGGTGGCGGACTGCATCGACAGGACCGGTTTCGGCTTTTTATTCGCTCCGAACTTCCACAGCGCCATGAAAAACGTGGCCCCTATCAGAAAGGCCATGGGGGTGAGGACCATATTCAACGTCCTCGGTCCCCTCACCAATCCGGCCATGCCAGACCGGGAGGTCATGGGGGTCTTCTCGCCGGAGCTGGTGACTCCCATGGCGGAGGTCCTGGGCTCCTTGGGGATGAAGAGGGCCATGGTGGTCCACGGCCACGGCGGAATGGACGAGCTGTCCCTCTCCGGATCAAACAGGGCCTGTCTTTTCGACGACGGCGAGCTTATCGAGATGGAGATAACCCCCGAGTCGGTGGGGCTCTCCTCCGCCCCGATCGGTTTCGCCGTCGGAGGAGACGCCCAGGTCAACCGGGAAATAGTCCTCTCGATACTGAAGGGAAAGGAGGGGCCGAAAAAAGACGTCGTCCTCCTGAACTCCGGAGCGGCCCTTTTCGTGGCAGGTCGGGTGGAGTCGATCGCCGCGGGGGTCTCCATGGCGAAAGAGGTGATCGACTCGGGCCTGGCGGGGAAAAAGCTCGAGGAGATCGCCGAGACCGCCCGCTCTCTGGAGGGAGCGGCGTGA
- the trpC gene encoding indole-3-glycerol phosphate synthase TrpC, with translation MILDRIVARKAEEVAALTAPRKSLFEALTVSGMSVIGEIKRGSPSKGAFAPDADLPAKVEAYERGGVAALSILTDRDFFLGGEDVLCSLRSGTELPILRKDFLIHPVQLEQSRLIGADAVLLIAAILPGDGLKNMISHTAKLGMEPLVEVHDEKELHRALEADAKIVGINNRDLRDFSVDLSVSERLIGEMTRLGARDGRVVVAESGIGSGEDTKRLKAAGVDAVLVGEALMRSDDPASIVAELRGAP, from the coding sequence GTGATACTGGACCGCATAGTCGCCAGGAAGGCGGAGGAGGTGGCGGCCCTGACCGCTCCCAGAAAATCCCTCTTCGAGGCCCTGACGGTTTCGGGAATGTCCGTTATAGGGGAGATAAAAAGAGGATCCCCCAGCAAGGGGGCCTTCGCCCCGGACGCCGATCTTCCGGCAAAGGTGGAGGCCTACGAGAGGGGCGGAGTCGCCGCACTGTCCATACTGACCGACAGGGACTTCTTTCTGGGAGGCGAGGATGTGCTGTGCTCCCTCCGCTCCGGGACGGAGCTGCCCATACTTCGGAAGGATTTTCTTATCCATCCGGTTCAACTGGAACAGAGCCGCCTCATAGGGGCCGACGCCGTGCTGCTCATAGCGGCCATACTTCCCGGAGACGGGCTGAAGAATATGATATCCCATACGGCGAAACTCGGCATGGAGCCTCTGGTGGAGGTCCACGACGAAAAAGAACTGCATAGAGCACTGGAGGCCGACGCGAAAATAGTGGGCATCAACAACAGGGATCTGAGGGACTTCTCCGTGGACCTCTCCGTCTCGGAGCGGCTTATCGGAGAGATGACCCGCCTCGGTGCCAGAGACGGCCGTGTAGTCGTTGCCGAGAGCGGCATAGGCTCCGGCGAGGATACGAAAAGGCTGAAGGCCGCCGGGGTGGACGCCGTTCTGGTGGGAGAGGCGCTTATGCGGTCCGACGATCCGGCCTCGATTGTCGCCGAGCTGAGGGGAGCGCCGTGA
- a CDS encoding phosphoribosylanthranilate isomerase — protein MKIKICGLTRREDVETALSLGVDALGFILADSPRKVSLEDVSSLVEGLPPFSSTVAVVANPSDSDLREIVSSRLFDCVQFHGSESPEIVASVPIRTIKAFGIASKEDLDEALSYGGGDWLLLDGRVGRATGGTGRPFDWKILRGRQIGRPWILAGGLGPDNLEKAVWTTTPPAVDLNSALETAPGIKDGNRMARAVEIVRGLEGEEL, from the coding sequence GTGAAGATCAAGATATGCGGCCTGACCCGCAGGGAAGACGTGGAGACGGCCCTTTCCCTGGGGGTGGATGCCCTGGGATTCATACTGGCGGACAGCCCTAGAAAAGTTTCCCTGGAGGACGTGTCGAGTCTCGTCGAAGGGCTGCCTCCCTTTTCGTCTACCGTCGCGGTGGTGGCGAACCCGTCCGATTCGGATCTGAGAGAGATAGTCTCCAGCCGCCTTTTCGACTGCGTTCAGTTTCACGGTTCCGAGAGCCCCGAGATCGTGGCTTCGGTGCCGATCAGGACGATCAAGGCCTTCGGCATAGCCTCGAAAGAGGACCTGGACGAGGCCCTGTCCTACGGCGGGGGGGACTGGCTTCTGCTGGACGGCAGGGTCGGCCGGGCCACCGGAGGAACAGGCCGTCCCTTCGACTGGAAGATACTTCGAGGCAGGCAAATAGGCCGACCATGGATACTGGCGGGAGGACTCGGGCCGGACAATCTGGAAAAGGCGGTCTGGACGACAACACCTCCGGCGGTGGATCTGAACAGCGCCCTGGAGACTGCCCCGGGAATAAAGGACGGAAATAGGATGGCTCGGGCGGTCGAGATCGTCAGGGGCCTTGAGGGAGAGGAGCTGTAA
- the trpB gene encoding tryptophan synthase subunit beta — protein sequence MNKKGYFGPYGGRYVPETLFPALEELDRAYQEVRTDGDFQEELKLLLNKYSGRPTPLYYAERLSDALGAKIYLKREDLNHTGAHKINNALGQALIARRLGKKRIIAETGAGQHGVASATAAARFGMECTVFMGELDIERQRMNVDRMRLLGAEVVPVSSGNKTLKDATNEAIRHWVAHVEDCHYIIGSVVGPHPYPSMVRDFQRIIGDETKEQIMADEGRLPDVVVACVGGGSNAMGIFYPFVEDDSVRMIGVEAAGHGVETGEHAVTLSEGRVGVLHGSRSYLLQTDDGQVIEPYSLSAGLDYPGVGPQHSFFKDSGRVEYVSVTDDQAVAAYGELCSLEGIIPALESSHALAQVSVMAPELDEDTIVVVNLSGRGDKDMDSVRPFLLKEDDRI from the coding sequence ATGAATAAAAAAGGATATTTCGGCCCATACGGCGGTCGCTACGTGCCGGAGACGCTTTTTCCGGCCCTGGAGGAACTGGACCGAGCCTATCAGGAGGTGCGGACCGACGGCGATTTTCAGGAGGAGCTTAAGTTACTGCTGAACAAATACAGCGGTCGCCCCACGCCTCTGTACTACGCCGAGAGGCTTTCCGACGCCCTGGGCGCAAAAATCTACCTCAAGAGGGAGGACCTGAACCACACGGGAGCCCACAAGATAAACAACGCCCTGGGCCAGGCACTCATAGCCCGCCGCCTGGGCAAGAAGCGGATAATAGCCGAGACCGGAGCGGGACAGCACGGTGTCGCCAGCGCCACCGCCGCCGCCAGATTCGGCATGGAATGCACCGTCTTCATGGGCGAGCTGGACATAGAGAGACAGAGGATGAACGTTGACCGAATGAGGCTACTCGGCGCCGAGGTGGTCCCGGTATCCTCGGGAAACAAGACCCTGAAGGACGCCACCAACGAGGCCATACGCCATTGGGTCGCCCACGTGGAGGACTGCCACTACATCATAGGCTCGGTCGTCGGCCCCCATCCTTATCCGTCCATGGTCCGAGATTTCCAGAGGATCATAGGCGACGAGACCAAAGAGCAGATCATGGCCGACGAGGGACGTCTGCCCGACGTCGTCGTGGCCTGCGTGGGCGGGGGAAGCAACGCCATGGGAATCTTCTATCCCTTCGTGGAGGACGATTCGGTCCGCATGATAGGGGTCGAGGCGGCGGGACACGGGGTAGAGACTGGAGAGCACGCCGTCACACTGTCGGAGGGCCGGGTCGGCGTCCTCCACGGCAGCAGATCCTATCTGCTCCAGACCGACGACGGACAGGTCATAGAGCCCTACTCCCTATCGGCGGGGCTGGACTACCCCGGAGTGGGGCCCCAGCACAGCTTCTTCAAGGACAGCGGTAGGGTGGAGTACGTCTCCGTCACCGACGACCAGGCCGTGGCGGCATACGGCGAACTCTGTTCCCTGGAGGGGATAATACCGGCCCTGGAGAGCTCCCACGCTCTGGCCCAGGTCTCGGTTATGGCTCCGGAGCTGGACGAGGACACCATAGTGGTGGTGAACCTGTCCGGCCGGGGCGACAAGGACATGGACTCGGTGAGGCCGTTTCTTCTGAAGGAGGACGATCGGATATGA
- the trpA gene encoding tryptophan synthase subunit alpha, producing the protein MRDLKVIFDGGTALIPFVMAGDPDLETTVSLVEAMVEAGADAVELGMPFSDPLADGPVIQEAGQRALACGTTLESVVKTAGEIAGKVAVPIILMGYFNPIMSYGVDRFASDLADAGVAAVIVPDLPFDEGDELHQALKSRGVTPILMVSPNIADDRLAEIGNRAEGFVYCVSLLGVTGQGSLHEGMEGYIERVRRNVSVPLALGFGIDGPERAAQVAPLVDGVVVGSAVVKAVHRSGGGPKGVACGAKLIGEIASAIG; encoded by the coding sequence ATGAGAGACCTTAAGGTGATTTTCGACGGGGGAACCGCTCTGATTCCCTTCGTGATGGCGGGAGACCCGGACCTGGAGACCACCGTCAGCCTGGTGGAGGCCATGGTTGAAGCCGGTGCCGACGCGGTTGAACTGGGCATGCCCTTTTCCGATCCGCTGGCGGACGGCCCGGTGATACAGGAGGCGGGGCAGAGGGCTTTGGCCTGTGGCACCACCCTGGAATCGGTGGTGAAAACCGCCGGAGAGATAGCCGGAAAGGTAGCTGTTCCGATCATACTGATGGGATACTTCAATCCGATCATGTCCTACGGAGTGGACCGTTTCGCCTCAGACCTGGCAGACGCCGGTGTGGCGGCGGTGATAGTTCCCGACCTGCCATTCGACGAGGGAGACGAACTTCACCAGGCCCTTAAAAGTCGCGGCGTGACCCCTATACTCATGGTCTCCCCCAACATAGCCGACGACAGGTTGGCCGAGATAGGCAACAGGGCCGAGGGGTTCGTCTACTGCGTGTCCCTATTGGGGGTGACGGGTCAGGGAAGCCTTCACGAGGGAATGGAGGGCTATATCGAAAGGGTGAGGCGTAACGTATCGGTGCCTCTGGCGCTGGGGTTCGGAATAGACGGTCCGGAGAGGGCCGCACAGGTAGCCCCTCTGGTGGACGGCGTTGTGGTAGGAAGCGCCGTGGTGAAGGCGGTTCACCGCTCCGGCGGAGGCCCAAAGGGAGTGGCCTGCGGAGCGAAACTGATAGGTGAGATAGCCTCGGCTATTGGGTAG
- a CDS encoding virulence RhuM family protein, which translates to MNDDIILYNTPEGNKKIGVLFHDENFWLTQKALAELFNVKIPAISKHLKNIFVSGELNEEAVVSILETTAADGKNYSTKYYNLDAIIAVGYRVSSYEATQFRIWATKTLKEFTIKGTQG; encoded by the coding sequence ATGAATGACGATATAATCCTCTATAATACCCCGGAAGGAAATAAGAAAATCGGCGTTTTGTTTCACGACGAAAATTTCTGGCTGACACAGAAAGCGTTGGCTGAACTGTTCAATGTAAAGATACCGGCTATCAGCAAGCATCTAAAAAATATCTTTGTCTCCGGTGAACTGAACGAGGAAGCAGTTGTTTCCATTTTGGAAACAACTGCCGCCGACGGTAAGAACTACAGCACAAAATATTATAATCTTGACGCCATTATCGCCGTAGGATACCGGGTCAGCAGCTATGAGGCCACCCAGTTTCGTATCTGGGCGACCAAAACCCTGAAGGAATTCACCATCAAGGGCACTCAAGGTTGA
- a CDS encoding type I restriction-modification system subunit M, which yields MAEKKTNGANLGFENQLWAAADKLRGHMDASEYKHVVLGLIFLKYISDAFQSKYAELEAMKETDYTDPEDRDEYAAANIFWVPQEARWKRLQNSAKQPTIGKVVDDAMVAIEKENPTLKGVLPKDYSRPSLDKYRLGELIDIIGKIGLGDDESRSKDVLGRVYEYFLGRFAAAEGKGGGEFYTPRCVVKLLVGMIEPYKGRVYDPCCGSGGMFVQSERFVEERGGRLGDIAIYGQES from the coding sequence ATGGCGGAAAAAAAGACGAACGGCGCCAACCTTGGCTTTGAGAATCAGTTGTGGGCCGCTGCCGACAAGCTTCGGGGACATATGGACGCTTCGGAGTATAAACACGTGGTTCTGGGTTTGATCTTTCTCAAATACATCTCCGATGCCTTCCAGAGCAAGTACGCCGAGTTGGAGGCCATGAAGGAAACCGACTACACTGACCCGGAGGACCGGGACGAATACGCGGCGGCCAACATCTTCTGGGTTCCCCAAGAGGCCCGCTGGAAAAGGCTACAGAACAGCGCTAAGCAACCGACCATAGGAAAGGTAGTAGACGACGCTATGGTGGCTATAGAGAAGGAAAACCCGACCCTCAAGGGAGTTCTTCCCAAAGACTACTCACGTCCTTCGCTGGATAAATACCGTCTAGGGGAGCTAATCGACATAATCGGCAAGATAGGGCTTGGAGACGATGAATCCCGATCAAAAGACGTTCTCGGCAGAGTATACGAGTATTTCCTCGGTCGTTTCGCCGCAGCCGAGGGCAAAGGTGGCGGGGAATTTTACACCCCTCGATGTGTGGTTAAACTGCTTGTCGGGATGATAGAGCCCTACAAGGGAAGGGTGTACGACCCGTGCTGTGGCTCCGGCGGCATGTTCGTTCAAAGCGAGCGTTTCGTCGAAGAGCGAGGCGGTCGCCTGGGCGACATCGCCATATACGGTCAGGAATCGTAA
- a CDS encoding type I restriction endonuclease, with the protein MNKTSENALEQTTLEWFSSLGWKTAFGPDIGPDGPACERRGYDQVVLVGRLQAALENINPHLSADAVEEAVRKITLTESPSLIENNRRFHRMLTDGVDVSYMQDGIEVHDKVWLLDLEDLEDNDWLAVDQFTVVEDRRNRRPDVVIFVNGLPLSVIELKNPADEKATIRHAFNQLQTYKKDIPSLFIYNEMLIISDGLEARSGTLSSGWDRFTPWRTVDGEDVAPRGSLELLSSKKRRPITSFMR; encoded by the coding sequence ATGAATAAAACCTCGGAAAACGCCTTAGAGCAGACCACACTGGAATGGTTTTCCTCGTTAGGTTGGAAAACCGCATTCGGGCCGGACATCGGTCCCGATGGTCCAGCCTGTGAGCGCCGGGGTTACGATCAGGTCGTCCTTGTCGGAAGGCTTCAGGCCGCCCTTGAGAACATCAACCCTCACCTCTCCGCCGACGCCGTCGAGGAGGCGGTCAGGAAAATCACTCTAACCGAATCTCCCAGCCTGATCGAGAATAACCGTCGTTTCCATCGTATGCTCACCGATGGGGTGGACGTGTCCTATATGCAGGACGGTATCGAGGTTCACGATAAGGTATGGCTTCTCGATCTCGAGGATCTGGAGGACAACGACTGGCTAGCGGTCGACCAGTTTACCGTCGTCGAGGATCGCAGAAACCGACGGCCCGATGTGGTTATTTTCGTGAATGGCTTGCCTCTTAGCGTCATCGAGCTCAAAAACCCTGCGGACGAGAAGGCCACCATCCGTCATGCCTTCAACCAGCTCCAGACCTATAAAAAGGATATCCCGAGCCTGTTTATCTACAACGAAATGCTTATCATATCCGATGGGTTGGAGGCCCGAAGCGGAACTCTCTCCAGCGGGTGGGACCGGTTCACTCCGTGGCGCACCGTAGACGGCGAAGATGTCGCTCCTCGAGGTTCTCTGGAGCTTCTATCGTCAAAAAAACGGCGGCCTATCACCAGTTTCATGCGGTGA
- a CDS encoding type I restriction endonuclease subunit R — translation MNKAVKCTLSACGIDGNPNLLYARFPEHDANNPFKLRGLRVSSGSGSAHFGGRRIGVIWHTQGSGKSLLMAFFAGKIIRHPDMENPTLLVITDRNDLDDQLFGTFSSCRDLLRQTPAQAESREHLQELLQVSSGGVVFATIQKFLPGGKGQRYPELSSRRNIVVIADEAHRSQYDFIDGFARHMHDALPNASFIGFTGTPIERGDRSTPAVFGDYIDKYDILRAVEDGATVPIFYESRLAKIELREEEKPTIDPEFEEITEGEEESYKQKLRTKWAALEAMVGTEKRIALVAEDLVGHFDARLQVLDGKAMVVCMSRRICVEMYDAIVKLRPDWHSEDDDKGVVKIVMSGSASDCAEWQPHIRSKIQREALAKRFKDPCDPMKVAIVRDMWLTGFDCPSLHTMYVDKPMRGHGLMQAIARVNRVFKDKPGGLIVDYIGFVEQLKQALVDYTEAGGRGKAAIDQEEAVRVMLEKFDVVSSMYYGFDYTSFLGAEPARRIAGIAAAMEHVLQLDDGKKRYLAEVSALSKAFALAVPHDEALKIRDDVGFFQEVRSGLAKATVEGEGKSPEEMDTAIRQLISRAVTSNEVIDIFDSVGLKKPDISILSDDFLQEVRELPHRNLAVELLRKLLNDEIRARSRKNVVQGRSFAEMLEKAIRKYQNRAIEAAQVIEELINLAKDMREALRRGESLNMTDDEVAFYDALEVNDSAVKVMGDDTLKAIAHELVEAVRRSVSIDWAVRENARAQIRVIVKRILRKYKYPPDKQEKATQTVLEQAEVLCKEWATA, via the coding sequence GTGAATAAAGCGGTCAAATGCACTCTGTCAGCCTGCGGTATCGATGGTAATCCCAACCTGCTGTACGCTCGCTTCCCGGAACACGACGCCAATAACCCTTTTAAACTGCGTGGGCTCAGGGTATCCTCCGGTTCTGGATCCGCTCATTTCGGCGGTCGCCGTATCGGGGTGATCTGGCATACCCAGGGAAGCGGCAAGAGCCTTTTGATGGCCTTTTTCGCCGGTAAAATCATTCGCCACCCTGACATGGAAAACCCCACGTTGCTGGTGATAACCGACCGGAACGACCTGGACGATCAGCTCTTCGGCACCTTTTCGTCCTGCCGTGACCTTTTGCGGCAGACACCGGCTCAGGCCGAGAGTCGGGAGCATCTTCAGGAGCTTCTTCAGGTTTCCTCCGGTGGGGTTGTCTTTGCCACGATCCAGAAGTTTTTGCCCGGAGGAAAGGGGCAGCGATACCCTGAGCTATCCAGTCGCCGGAATATCGTGGTTATCGCCGACGAGGCTCATCGCAGTCAGTACGACTTCATCGATGGATTTGCACGGCACATGCATGACGCTCTACCTAACGCTTCTTTCATCGGGTTTACCGGCACCCCTATCGAACGAGGTGACCGTAGCACTCCGGCGGTCTTCGGCGACTACATCGATAAATACGACATTTTGAGGGCGGTGGAGGATGGCGCAACCGTACCTATCTTCTATGAGAGCAGGCTCGCGAAGATAGAACTGAGAGAAGAGGAAAAACCGACTATAGATCCGGAGTTTGAGGAGATCACCGAGGGAGAGGAAGAGTCCTACAAACAAAAGCTCCGCACCAAGTGGGCCGCCCTCGAGGCGATGGTAGGGACGGAAAAGCGAATCGCACTTGTCGCTGAGGATTTGGTAGGCCATTTTGATGCCAGGCTTCAGGTTTTGGACGGCAAGGCTATGGTGGTCTGTATGAGTCGCCGAATTTGTGTGGAGATGTACGATGCTATCGTAAAGCTTCGCCCCGATTGGCACAGCGAGGACGACGATAAAGGCGTAGTCAAGATCGTCATGTCCGGTTCCGCATCGGATTGCGCCGAATGGCAGCCCCATATTCGGAGTAAAATTCAGCGCGAGGCTCTGGCAAAGAGATTCAAGGATCCGTGCGATCCTATGAAAGTGGCTATAGTTCGGGATATGTGGCTGACGGGCTTTGACTGCCCCTCCCTGCATACCATGTACGTCGACAAGCCGATGCGAGGGCACGGCCTTATGCAGGCCATAGCACGGGTCAACCGGGTGTTCAAGGATAAACCCGGTGGTCTGATCGTCGACTATATCGGTTTTGTGGAGCAGTTGAAACAAGCCCTGGTCGACTACACCGAAGCGGGCGGGCGAGGTAAGGCGGCCATCGATCAGGAAGAAGCCGTCCGAGTGATGTTGGAGAAATTCGATGTCGTTTCGTCCATGTATTACGGCTTCGACTACACCTCTTTCCTCGGGGCGGAACCGGCAAGGCGTATCGCCGGTATCGCCGCCGCCATGGAGCACGTCCTTCAGCTGGATGACGGCAAAAAACGTTATCTGGCGGAGGTTAGCGCTCTCTCCAAGGCTTTTGCTCTCGCCGTGCCCCATGATGAAGCCCTTAAAATTCGTGACGACGTCGGGTTTTTCCAGGAGGTCCGATCCGGGCTGGCGAAAGCGACGGTGGAGGGCGAAGGAAAGAGCCCGGAGGAGATGGACACCGCTATTCGCCAGTTGATATCTAGGGCTGTTACGTCTAACGAGGTTATCGATATTTTCGATTCCGTCGGGCTGAAAAAACCGGATATCTCGATTCTCTCCGATGATTTCCTTCAGGAGGTTCGGGAACTTCCTCACCGGAATCTGGCTGTGGAGCTGCTTAGAAAACTCCTGAACGACGAGATAAGGGCAAGGTCCCGTAAAAACGTCGTCCAGGGGCGGTCCTTTGCGGAGATGTTGGAGAAGGCCATTCGAAAATATCAGAATCGAGCTATCGAGGCCGCACAGGTGATAGAGGAACTCATCAATTTGGCCAAGGATATGAGAGAGGCCCTGCGTCGTGGCGAAAGTCTGAACATGACCGACGATGAAGTCGCCTTCTACGATGCCCTTGAGGTAAACGACAGTGCAGTGAAGGTTATGGGGGATGACACGTTGAAGGCTATCGCCCATGAGTTGGTCGAGGCGGTTAGACGAAGCGTAAGCATAGACTGGGCTGTCAGAGAAAATGCCCGTGCCCAGATACGGGTTATCGTAAAAAGGATCCTGCGGAAATATAAATATCCGCCGGACAAACAGGAAAAAGCGACCCAGACCGTTCTAGAACAGGCGGAAGTCCTCTGCAAAGAGTGGGCTACTGCATAA